In a single window of the Nilaparvata lugens isolate BPH chromosome 1, ASM1435652v1, whole genome shotgun sequence genome:
- the LOC111053076 gene encoding gastrula zinc finger protein XlCGF17.1 isoform X3 codes for MVREERVSNKVTSKKPHQCKFCARSFSQTRDLTVHVQTHTKEKPYHCTVCTKTFSRSDYVTLHMRTHTKEKPYHCTVCTKTFSQSGHLTMHMRTHSKEKPFQCTVCSKRFYHAGHLTVHMRTHTKEKPFQCTVCTKRFSESGTLTTHMRTHTKEKPYHCTICTKTFSRSDYVTLHMRTHTKEKPYHCTVCKKTFSQSGHLTMHMRTHSKEKPFQCTVCSKRFSHAGHLTVHMRTHTKEKPFQCTVCTKRFSESGSWTKHMRTHTKEKPYHCTICTKTFSRSDYVTLHMRTHTKEKPYHCTVCKKTFSQSGHLTVHMRTHSKEKPFQCTVCSKRFSHAGHLTVHMRTHTKRSLSSVQFAPKDSLSLVP; via the coding sequence ATGGTACGAGAAGAGAGGGTTTCCAACAAAGTGACTTCTAAAAAGCCTCATCAGTGTAAATTCTGTGCAAGAAGCTTCTCTCAGACTAGAGATTTGACTGTTCATGTGCAAACGcacaccaaagagaagcctTACCATTGTACAGTCTGTACAAAAACGTTCTCTCGGTCTGATTATGTGACTCTGCATATGCGTACCCATACCAAAGAGAAGCCTTATCATTGTACAGTCTGTACAAAAACTTTCTCTCAGTCTGGTCATCTAACTATGCACATGCGTACTCACTCTAAAGAGAAGCCattccagtgtacagtctgttcAAAAAGGTTCTATCACGCTGGTCATCTAACTGTACACATGCGtactcacaccaaagagaagcctttTCAGTGTACAGTCTGCACCAAGAGGTTCTCTGAGTCTGGTACATTGACCACGCATATGCGtactcacaccaaagagaagcctTATCATTGTACCATCTGTACAAAAACGTTCTCTCGGTCTGATTATGTGACTCTGCATATGCGtactcacaccaaagagaagcctTATCATTGTACAGTCTGTAAAAAAACTTTCTCTCAGTCTGGTCATCTAACTATGCACATGCGTACTCACTCTAAAGAGAAGCCattccagtgtacagtctgttcAAAAAGGTTCTCTCACGCTGGTCATCTTACTGTACACATGCGtactcacaccaaagagaagcctttCCAGTGTACAGTTTGCACCAAAAGATTCTCTGAGTCTGGTTCCTGGACCAAGCATATGCGtactcacaccaaagagaagcctTATCATTGTACCATCTGTACAAAAACGTTCTCTCGGTCTGATTATGTGACTCTGCATATGCGtactcacaccaaagagaagcctTATCATTGTACAGTCTGTAAAAAAACTTTCTCTCAGTCTGGTCATCTAACTGTGCACATGCGTACTCACTCTAAAGAGAAGCCattccagtgtacagtctgttcAAAAAGGTTCTCTCACGCTGGTCATCTAACTGTACACATGCGTACTCACACCAAGAGAAGCCTTTCCAGTGTACAGTTTGCACCAAAAGATTCTCTGAGTCTGGTACCTTGA
- the LOC120356317 gene encoding gastrula zinc finger protein XlCGF8.2DB-like, translating to MLTHTNEKPFQCTICTKRFSHTGNFTGHMQVHTKEKPFHCTVCTKRFSESGVLTGHMRTHIKEKPFHCTVSFSKFDISHVYSHHRKACCLDWSYVDSLQREAFSIYIF from the coding sequence ATGCTTACTCACACAAATGAGAAGCCTTTTCAGTGTACAATCTGCACCAAGAGGTTCTCTCATACTGGTAATTTTACTGGTCATATGCAGGTtcacaccaaagagaagcctttCCATTGTACAGTCTGCACCAAAAGGTTCTCTGAGTCTGGTGTCTTGACAGGTCATATGCGGACTCACATAAAAGAGAAGCCTTTCCATTGTACAGTCTCATTCTCAAAGTTTGACATTTCACATGTGTATTCACACCACAGAAAAGCCTGTTGTCTTGACTGGTCATATGTGGACTCACTCCAAAGAGAAGCCTTTTCAATTTACATTTTCTAA